The sequence below is a genomic window from Neomicrococcus aestuarii.
ACGTTCCAGAAGAACGGGATCATGGACATGGCCAAGATGATGGAACCAACAGTGGAAACTTCGTTCATAGCGGCGAAGTTATCTTCCACCATGTAGTCAGCGTAACGACGTGGCATACCCAAGACGCCCAACCAGTGCTGGATGAGGAACGTCATGTGGAAGCCAACGAACAAGAGCCAGAAGTGAATCTTGCCAAGGCGCTCGTTGAGCATCTTTCCGGTCCACTTTGGCCACCAGAAGTAGAAGCCAGCGAACATCGCGAAGACCACGGTGCCGAAAACCACGTAGTGGAAGTGAGCAACCACGAAGTAGGTATCGGATACGTGGAAGTCGAGCGGAGGAGCGGAAAGCGTAATACCGGTCAAACCACCGAAGAGGAAGGTAACCAAGAAGCCGATCGACCAAAGCATCGGAGTTTCAAAGGTGATGGATCCTCGCCACATAGTTCCGATCCAGTTGAAGATCTTCACACCGGTTGGAACTGCGATCAGCATGGTCATGAAGCTGAAGAATGGCAACAGGACGACGCCCGTGACGTACATGTGGTGAGCCCACACTGCGACGGACAACGCTGCAATAGCGATGGTTGCGAAAATCAAGCCCTTGTAACCAAAGATTGGCTTACGAGAGAAGACCGGGAAGATCTCAGATACCACACCGAAGAACGGCAGTGCTATGACGTACACCTCAGGGTGTCCGAAGAACCAGAAGAGGTGCTGCCAGAGAATAGGTCCACCGTGTTCGGGGTCAAACACATGCGCCCCGAAGCGTCGATCAGCGCCAAGGGCGAACAGAGCGGCTGCGAATGGCGGGAAGATCATGATGAGCAAGAATGAGGTGATCAACGTATTCCACGTGAAGATGCTCATGCGCCACATGGTCATGCCAGGAGCACGCATGCAGATGATCGTGGTGATGAAGTTGACGGCACCAAGGATGGTACCGAAACCGGACAGTGCCAGACCGAAGACCCACAAGTCGCCGCCAACGCCAGGGCTGAAGGTGGTCGAAGCCAGTGGAGCGTAAGCGAACCAACCGAAGGATGCAGCACCCTGCGGGGTGATGTAGCCGGCCACGGCGATCGTGGAACCGAAGAGGTACAGCCAGTAGGCCAAGGCGTTCAAACGTGGGAACGCGACGTCCGGAGCACCGATCTGAAGTGGCATCAAAACGTTAGCGAAGCCATTGAACAACGGCGTAGCGAACATGAGAAGCATGATCGTGCCGTGCATCGTGAAGAGCTGGTTGTATTGTTCCTTCGTCTGAAGGATCTGCATTCCTGGCTCCCACAATTCAGCGCGAATCATGAGTGCCATGACGCCGCCGATGCAGAAGAACAAGAACGAAGTGATCAGGTACAAGTAACCGATCTTCTTGTGGTCGGTCGTCGTGATCCAGTCAACGACGATCTTTCCCTTAGATACCGGGACCACGCGAGGGGCAATAGCCTTCGCTTCGTCCGTGGCGTATTCGTAGGTAGTCATTGTGCCTACTCCCCTTCGCCTTGTACTGCGCTGTTGACGACGTTCGGCTGGCGGTCGTATTCCTCGCCGAGCTGTCCGTCAGGAAGAGTCGCCAGGTAGTCGTTGAACTCTTGCTCAGAGACAACCTTGACTTTGAAGAGCATTTCGGAGTGGTACTCTCCGCAAAGCTCTGCACACTTACCCTGGAATTCGCCCTCCACCTGAGGGGTCAAGTAAATGTGGTTGGTCTTACCTGGAATCATGTCCAGCTTCTGCAAGAAGGCTGGGATCCAGAAAGAGTGGATAACGTCGCGCGAGTTCAACTCGAAGGTGACTGGAACGTTAACCGGAAGGTACAAAGTGGGGAGACGATCCTCGGCGCCTGCTTCGCCGTCAAGGTGCGCCTGTACGCCAGCGAAGTACTTCTCTTCGCCCTCGTACTGGTAGTTGAAGTCCCAAGCCCACTGCTTAGCGCGAACGTCGATAACGAGCGGCGAATCGACAGGCTCGTCGATTGCGTGCTGCGTAGTGTTCGAGAAGCTATAGAACGTCAAAACGATGATGATCGGCACAGCCGTGTAGAAGATCTCCATCGGCATGTTGTAGCTGAGCTGGCGCGGGTACCCCTCGTCGCCCTTACGGCGGCGGTAGGCGATGATGCACCAGAGCAACAAGCCCCAAGTCAGCAAGCCGATGATAAGAGATGCAATCCAAGAGTTAACCCAGAGCTCTTGAATGGCACCAGTGTGGTTTGTGGTGTCCTTTACGACGTTCGGAAGCCAGCCTCGCTGAACTTCTTCCGAACAACCCGTCAACAGCAGCGTGCCGGCGGCAGCAATGGCGGTAACCTTTGCAACCATCCGGCGGCTACCGGTTCGATCTTGCGAACTCACAGACGGCCCTTCCTCTTCGTTGGTGCGGCGGTGGCGATGGTGGATTCTCGAGTCCGTGGGAACTTTCCCACTCCCTGGCTCGTTAGAAGTACCAGCGCATCATTGTTCTTCTACTACTCCCTGTAGAGCTTACCCTCTTCTGTGCCCAGAAAAAGGAAAACAACGCTCCGGCGCGTGTAAATGACATGCCGGAGCGAAGTTCCAAGTCAGCTCTGCTTAGTGGAAGGAGTCTCCACAGGCGCAAGAACCTGCAGCATTGGGATTATCGATCGTGAATCCCTGCTTGCTGATGGTGTCCTCGAAATCAATGGACGAGCCGCTCAAGTACGGAACGCTCATCTTGTCCACGATGACCTCAACGCCATCGAAATCACGCACGGAATCGCCATCCAACACGCGCTCATCAAAGTAGAGCTCGTAGATCAGGCCGGAACAACCGCCTGGCTGAACGGCAACGCGCAAGCGAAGATCCGTACGTCCTTCTTGCTCCAGTAGGCTGCGAACCTTGCCCGCAGCTACATCAGAGAGCAACACTTCGTGCGTTGGCATCTCCTCAGCAGAAGCCTGTACATCGTTAGTGACAGTACTCATATTTCATCAACTCGCTTTCTCACGGCCCGGATGGTGATGGACCGCATCTATTGATCAATCTTACGTCTGCAAGGGCTAAGTTGCCGCACCAAACCTTCGCATAATGTTCAACGGCTTAGTCTGCAAACTTCTTCCCGAGCATGTGCGGTAGGTACTGCACCCTTTTACTCAGGAGATGAGGCGCCTAATCCACCAGCTGCTAGTCGAGCCAAAAGTAGCGCTTCGGCAGTAATGGCCTTCTCGAATTCGGGTAGGTGTAATGATTCGTTGGCGCTGTGTGCTCGAGAATCCGGATCCTCGACGCCCGTGATCAAGATATGCGCCGAGGGGTACAGCTCCTTAAGATCGGCAATAAACGGAATACTTCCGCCGATGCCCGTATTGACCGGATCGGTGCCCCAAGCATCCCGCAAGGATTCGTTCATGAGGCGAGCTGCGGCGTCGTGCTCTGCATCCTGTAAATAAGCGCTGCCCGCTTCCGTCACCGTGAAACGAACCTCAGCTCCCTGCAAATCCAAGCCTTCAATGTGGGTGCGCAAGGTCTCCCCCGCGGCCACGGGATCCTGGCCCGGTGCCAAGCGCACGCTGAGCTTGCCGCGTACCTGTGGAATCAGTGCGTTTGCCGAATTGGCGACGCTGACCATGTCCAAGCCGATGAGCGAAATTGCCGGTCGGTTCCACAAACGGTCCGTGATCTTTCCCGATCCCGCCAAGCGGTAGCCCTCCACTACGGACGAATCTGAGCGGAACTGCTCTTCGTCATATTCCACCGTTGCAGTGTCTCTTTGTTCCAAGCCGGCCACTGCAACATTTCCGTCGGCGTCATGTAATGAAGCGACCAATCGTGCCGCGAGAATCGGGGCATCCAGAATCGGACCACCAAACATTCCGGAGTGCACGGCGTGATCCAATGCGCGGATCTCGAACTCGGCGCCCAGCATGCCGCGCAACGAGGTAGTCAGTGCGGGAGTGCCCACGGACCAGTTCGCGGAGTCTGCCACCACAATTACGTCGGCGGCAAGATCCTCACGGTGCGCTTCGAGAAAATTCCGGAACGACGGCGAACCCGCCTCTTCCTCCCCCTCAATGAACAAGGTGATGCCCAGACCGTGATCGGGAGTGGACTCCTCGAGCGCCCGGATGGCGGACCAGTGGGCCATCACGCCAGCCTTGTCATCCGCGGCACCGCGGCCGTACAGGCGGTCCCCGCGCTGCTCAGGTTCGAACGGTTCCGAGTCCCACAGCTCACGATCGCCTGGAGGCTGCACATCGTGGTGAGCGTAGAGCAGGATGGTGGGCTTTCCCGGGGCCGCCGGCTTCTTTGCCAGCACCGCCGGGGAACCTTCGGTGCCATCGGGCTTGGGAGCCGTTGCGATGCGGACATCGTTAAAACCGAGTTCCCTCGCGAGTTCGGCGACCGCCTCAGCACTGCGACGCACATGAATCGGGTCAAACGAATCCCACGCTACAGACGGAATCCGGGCGAGGTTCTTGAGATGTTCAACGCTGGTAGAGAAGTTCTTCGAGACAATCTGACGGATCGCGTCAACGTCTACGGCATCTTGAGATGGGATTGAGTGTGTTGCCATTTCTTCACTCTATCCACTGACCGGTAGGATTGTGGGGTGTTTGGACGCAAGAATAAAGAGACCGAGACCCCTGTAACCACTGAGCCGGAAGTCACCGACCGTGACCCGCAGGCTGGGAAGGGGGCACCGACGCCGAAGCGATCGGTGCAGCAGGCTCAAAACAAGCGTCCGCTGGTGCCGAGCGATCGTAAGCTCAGCAAGGAACAGAAGATCAAAGAACGCGAAGAGCGTCAGCGTCAGTTCCGCCTTGCGAATGAGACCGCCGATGAGCGTTACCTCTTGCCGAAGGATCGTGGGGAGCAAAAGCGCTTCGCCCGTGCCTTTGTAGACGCCCGTTACATGTTCTCTGAATACCTGATGTTCGTCCTGTTGGCCTTCATTATTGTTGCGCTCCTCATTCAGGACATCAGCGTGCAGTCCTACATCACGCTGGCCATGTGGGCAGTTCTGCTCATCACCGTGGTGGACACTCTCATCATGACCCGCAAGCTTAAGAAGCGCCTTCTGGAGAAGTTCGGCACCGTGGAGCGAGGCGTGCTCTGGTACGCGGCGACTCGTGGCATGCAGTTCCGCAAGCTTCGTCTGCCGAAGCCGCAGGTTGCGCGCGGCGAGCACCCACAGTAAGCGCACTTCAGTCAGTTTTTAGCTGGGCCGGTACCGCATCATGTATGCAGTACCGGCCCAGTTTTTTTGTGTGAACTACTTCCCCAGTTCTAAGTGTCAGGGGGTGCTCATAGTCTTCTTGTGTGTAAACATCTACAGGAGGTTATAGGTATGACGACGATGAGTTCGAGGCTTACATGGGGCCAGGTTGTTCAGAACTGGGAGTCCCTTCGCAAGCAAGGAGGCCTTGGTAAGGATGGAACCTTCTTGGGCCACTCGCTCGAGGAAGCCCGTCAGCGGAATCCCAAGCAGGGTGTATACGAACAGACCTACCTCCGCGAACGCCGGCGCCGCGTGGATCGTCTCGCCGAACCTCCGGAAGCCGAGGCAAGCTCGCCGACTACTGAGGGAAGCTAGCTGCGAGCTAGACGCCCGGCGCGCTGCGCCTTCTTCAGCCCCGCATTGATGCGCCATGCCCAGAATGGACCCTCGTAGAGGAACGCGGTGTAGGCCTGAACAAGGTCTGCACCGGCGTTCAAACGATCGATCACGTCTTCAGCATCGGTGACTCCGCCCACGGAGATGATGGCGATACTGTCTGGAAGCAGTGCACGAAGCTGCTGGAGGACCTGCATGGAGCGGTCTTTGAGCGGTGCGCCGGACAAGCCGCCGGCGCCCATCGACTCGACGGCATCGCTGCTCGTGGAGAGACCTTCGCGCGAAATGGTGGTGTTGGTGGCGATAATGCCATCGAGCTTGAGCTCGATTGCCAGCGCCGCAACCTCTGCGATGTCTTCGTCCGCGAGGTCGGGTGCGATTTTTACCAGCAGGGGTACACGGCGCTGGGCTTTTGCTTCAGACTCATCGCGGACCGCTTCAAGGATGGGACGGAGACTCTCCACGGACTGCAAGAGACGAAGACCCGGAGTGTTCGGGGAGGAAACATTGACCACCATGTAGTCGGCAAGTGGTGCCAAGGTCGCCGCGCTGGTCCGGTAATCGGATACAGCGTCCTCGAGTTCCACAACCTTGCTTTTGCCAATGTTGATGCCCAAGATGGGGCGAGTGCGGCCGAAGCGGCGTGACAGATGTGTAAGAGATTCGCGGATGCGCGGTGCAACGGCTGCTGCACCGGGATTATTGAAGCCCATACGGTTGATGAGCGCTTTGTCCTCAACAAGGCGGAAGAGGCGCGGTTGAGAGTTACCGGGTTGCGCGATTGCGGTCACGGTACCCACTTCAATGTGGCCGAAACCAAGGTCGCAAAGCGCTGTGGTTCCGTGTCCTTCCTTGTCAAAGCCCGCTGCGAGGCCGAACGGTGAGGGGAAGGTCAAGCCCATGACGGTGCGTTCCAGGGACTGATCGGGTGCGGTCATGCGGCGAAGTACTGCGGAGGCGCCCGTTTTTTCTGCGAGTCGCACCATGGAAAATCCCACGT
It includes:
- the ctaD gene encoding aa3-type cytochrome oxidase subunit I; translated protein: MTTYEYATDEAKAIAPRVVPVSKGKIVVDWITTTDHKKIGYLYLITSFLFFCIGGVMALMIRAELWEPGMQILQTKEQYNQLFTMHGTIMLLMFATPLFNGFANVLMPLQIGAPDVAFPRLNALAYWLYLFGSTIAVAGYITPQGAASFGWFAYAPLASTTFSPGVGGDLWVFGLALSGFGTILGAVNFITTIICMRAPGMTMWRMSIFTWNTLITSFLLIMIFPPFAAALFALGADRRFGAHVFDPEHGGPILWQHLFWFFGHPEVYVIALPFFGVVSEIFPVFSRKPIFGYKGLIFATIAIAALSVAVWAHHMYVTGVVLLPFFSFMTMLIAVPTGVKIFNWIGTMWRGSITFETPMLWSIGFLVTFLFGGLTGITLSAPPLDFHVSDTYFVVAHFHYVVFGTVVFAMFAGFYFWWPKWTGKMLNERLGKIHFWLLFVGFHMTFLIQHWLGVLGMPRRYADYMVEDNFAAMNEVSTVGSIILAMSMIPFFWNVFITARNGRKVEVDDPWGFGASLEWATSCPPPRHNFHSIPRIRSERPALDLHHPELSAFRTTPTTAAAKIFGPADQGDKR
- the ctaC gene encoding aa3-type cytochrome oxidase subunit II, translated to MSSQDRTGSRRMVAKVTAIAAAGTLLLTGCSEEVQRGWLPNVVKDTTNHTGAIQELWVNSWIASLIIGLLTWGLLLWCIIAYRRRKGDEGYPRQLSYNMPMEIFYTAVPIIIVLTFYSFSNTTQHAIDEPVDSPLVIDVRAKQWAWDFNYQYEGEEKYFAGVQAHLDGEAGAEDRLPTLYLPVNVPVTFELNSRDVIHSFWIPAFLQKLDMIPGKTNHIYLTPQVEGEFQGKCAELCGEYHSEMLFKVKVVSEQEFNDYLATLPDGQLGEEYDRQPNVVNSAVQGEGE
- a CDS encoding HesB/IscA family protein, producing the protein MSTVTNDVQASAEEMPTHEVLLSDVAAGKVRSLLEQEGRTDLRLRVAVQPGGCSGLIYELYFDERVLDGDSVRDFDGVEVIVDKMSVPYLSGSSIDFEDTISKQGFTIDNPNAAGSCACGDSFH
- a CDS encoding dipeptidase, producing MATHSIPSQDAVDVDAIRQIVSKNFSTSVEHLKNLARIPSVAWDSFDPIHVRRSAEAVAELARELGFNDVRIATAPKPDGTEGSPAVLAKKPAAPGKPTILLYAHHDVQPPGDRELWDSEPFEPEQRGDRLYGRGAADDKAGVMAHWSAIRALEESTPDHGLGITLFIEGEEEAGSPSFRNFLEAHREDLAADVIVVADSANWSVGTPALTTSLRGMLGAEFEIRALDHAVHSGMFGGPILDAPILAARLVASLHDADGNVAVAGLEQRDTATVEYDEEQFRSDSSVVEGYRLAGSGKITDRLWNRPAISLIGLDMVSVANSANALIPQVRGKLSVRLAPGQDPVAAGETLRTHIEGLDLQGAEVRFTVTEAGSAYLQDAEHDAAARLMNESLRDAWGTDPVNTGIGGSIPFIADLKELYPSAHILITGVEDPDSRAHSANESLHLPEFEKAITAEALLLARLAAGGLGASSPE
- a CDS encoding DUF3043 domain-containing protein, translating into MFGRKNKETETPVTTEPEVTDRDPQAGKGAPTPKRSVQQAQNKRPLVPSDRKLSKEQKIKEREERQRQFRLANETADERYLLPKDRGEQKRFARAFVDARYMFSEYLMFVLLAFIIVALLIQDISVQSYITLAMWAVLLITVVDTLIMTRKLKKRLLEKFGTVERGVLWYAATRGMQFRKLRLPKPQVARGEHPQ
- a CDS encoding quinone-dependent dihydroorotate dehydrogenase; translated protein: MRFYPTFFKVFFSGMEPEKAHHVGFSMVRLAEKTGASAVLRRMTAPDQSLERTVMGLTFPSPFGLAAGFDKEGHGTTALCDLGFGHIEVGTVTAIAQPGNSQPRLFRLVEDKALINRMGFNNPGAAAVAPRIRESLTHLSRRFGRTRPILGINIGKSKVVELEDAVSDYRTSAATLAPLADYMVVNVSSPNTPGLRLLQSVESLRPILEAVRDESEAKAQRRVPLLVKIAPDLADEDIAEVAALAIELKLDGIIATNTTISREGLSTSSDAVESMGAGGLSGAPLKDRSMQVLQQLRALLPDSIAIISVGGVTDAEDVIDRLNAGADLVQAYTAFLYEGPFWAWRINAGLKKAQRAGRLARS